In Sulfuracidifex metallicus DSM 6482 = JCM 9184, a single window of DNA contains:
- a CDS encoding NAD(P)/FAD-dependent oxidoreductase yields MKVAIRGGGVAGSLLGHLLKNSNHEVTIFDIKKSYIKPCGDIVPNVYRPPMSWDVQYEIKRFAFLVDGELIYDVGYRRPKWLVIDKWSWINGMRESIQHKVTLNPPDPREFDLVVDSRGPYPMDRKVVYTTRAIIKTENFNDTAVFEFSSKYTGFYWIFPSKEGEYNVGAGFLEYKNSRELLMDYMNSKMGKFKLIDIRGAPISVERPKEKGNRIGEARGLVFPLSGEGIRPSAISAEETFQAITKNKEISSYLDDRIKTMESRIKIQSILLNAYMRAKPSMRKVMMKTLMRNDVLIDAYLEDKLDLQGISESLRLMKSGGI; encoded by the coding sequence ATGAAAGTTGCTATACGTGGAGGAGGAGTAGCAGGATCCTTATTGGGGCACTTACTTAAAAATTCCAATCATGAGGTAACAATTTTTGATATTAAGAAGAGTTATATAAAACCTTGTGGCGATATAGTACCTAACGTTTACAGACCCCCAATGAGCTGGGACGTCCAATACGAAATAAAGCGTTTCGCTTTCCTAGTAGACGGGGAATTGATTTATGATGTGGGGTACCGCAGACCTAAATGGCTGGTCATAGACAAATGGAGCTGGATAAACGGAATGAGGGAAAGTATTCAACATAAAGTAACCCTCAATCCTCCTGATCCTCGAGAGTTCGACCTCGTAGTAGATAGTCGAGGTCCGTATCCCATGGATAGAAAGGTAGTTTATACTACCAGAGCTATTATTAAGACCGAAAATTTCAACGATACTGCAGTGTTTGAATTTTCTAGCAAGTATACAGGTTTCTATTGGATATTTCCGAGCAAAGAAGGAGAATATAACGTAGGAGCAGGATTTTTAGAGTATAAGAATTCCAGGGAACTTCTTATGGACTATATGAACAGTAAAATGGGGAAGTTCAAGCTAATTGACATTAGGGGAGCCCCGATTTCAGTGGAGAGACCAAAGGAGAAAGGAAATAGGATAGGCGAAGCGAGAGGTCTTGTATTTCCCTTAAGTGGCGAAGGCATAAGGCCATCTGCGATTTCTGCTGAGGAAACCTTTCAGGCTATAACTAAAAACAAGGAAATTTCGTCTTATTTAGATGACAGAATAAAGACAATGGAAAGCAGAATCAAGATCCAAAGCATTCTTCTAAACGCGTACATGAGAGCCAAACCTTCCATGAGAAAGGTAATGATGAAAACGTTAATGAGGAACGACGTTTTGATAGATGCCTACTTAGAGGATAAGTTAGATTTACAGGGAATTTCCGAGTCATTGAGGCTGATGAAAAGTGGAGGGATCTAA